One [Clostridium] saccharolyticum WM1 DNA segment encodes these proteins:
- a CDS encoding prepilin peptidase: MEGVYKSLFGIFLLAAAWEDVREKAVSVWVFEGAAIAGAIMALLQGEMGAERLLSCMVGAGLLLLSRLTSEAIGIGDGCFFAVSGLYLSAVMNLKLLIFGSLLNGIFCGGMYVFGLLRGKDVKKKTVPFLPFLVPVWIGLEIL, encoded by the coding sequence ATGGAAGGCGTATATAAGTCTTTATTCGGAATATTTTTACTGGCGGCTGCCTGGGAGGATGTTAGGGAAAAGGCCGTCAGCGTATGGGTTTTTGAAGGGGCAGCCATAGCTGGGGCGATCATGGCTCTATTGCAGGGAGAAATGGGGGCAGAGCGTTTGTTAAGCTGTATGGTCGGAGCGGGACTTCTTCTTTTAAGCAGGTTAACAAGTGAGGCAATCGGAATAGGGGATGGATGCTTTTTTGCAGTCAGCGGCCTTTATTTAAGCGCGGTTATGAACCTGAAGCTTTTGATTTTCGGATCATTATTAAATGGCATCTTCTGCGGAGGAATGTATGTCTTTGGCCTTCTCAGGGGGAAGGATGTGAAAAAGAAAACCGTACCCTTCCTGCCCTTTCTGGTCCCGGTCTGGATCGGACTGGAGATATTATGA